From Staphylococcus delphini, one genomic window encodes:
- the thiD gene encoding bifunctional hydroxymethylpyrimidine kinase/phosphomethylpyrimidine kinase, translating to MALKKVLTIAGSDTSAGAGMQADLKTFQELDTYGMVALAAIVTMDKETWSHDVSPIPFDVFNKQLETVISVGPDAVKTGMLGSEEIIQRAGEAYTESGAKNFVVDPVMVCKGENEVLNPGNTEAMIKYLLPKATVATPNLFEAGQLSGLGTLKSIEDMKKAAKIIHEQGAQHVVIKGGKALDQDKSYDLYYDGNKFYQLTTDMFQQSYNHGAGCTFAAATTANLANGQTPKEAVINAKAFVASAIKNGWKMNDFVGPVDHGASNRVEQIEVEVTEI from the coding sequence ATGGCTTTGAAAAAAGTATTAACGATTGCAGGATCAGACACAAGTGCGGGCGCGGGAATGCAAGCCGATTTAAAAACATTTCAAGAGTTAGACACGTACGGTATGGTTGCACTTGCGGCAATTGTCACAATGGATAAAGAAACTTGGTCACATGATGTGAGCCCTATCCCATTTGATGTGTTCAACAAGCAACTTGAAACAGTCATTAGCGTAGGACCGGATGCAGTCAAAACAGGTATGCTCGGTAGCGAAGAAATCATCCAACGTGCCGGAGAAGCATACACAGAATCAGGCGCAAAAAATTTCGTAGTAGACCCTGTTATGGTATGTAAAGGTGAAAATGAAGTGCTTAACCCGGGAAATACTGAAGCAATGATTAAGTATTTATTACCGAAAGCAACTGTTGCGACACCGAACCTTTTTGAAGCAGGTCAACTATCAGGTTTAGGTACGTTAAAATCAATTGAAGATATGAAAAAAGCAGCGAAAATCATTCACGAGCAAGGTGCACAACACGTGGTGATTAAAGGTGGTAAAGCGTTAGATCAAGATAAATCATACGACTTATACTATGATGGCAACAAATTCTATCAATTAACAACAGACATGTTCCAACAAAGTTACAACCACGGAGCAGGCTGTACATTTGCGGCGGCGACAACAGCCAACTTAGCGAATGGGCAAACACCAAAAGAAGCCGTGATTAATGCGAAAGCGTTCGTAGCTTCTGCCATTAAAAATGGTTGGAAAATGAACGATTTTGTCGGTCCTGTCGATCATGGTGCGTCAAATCGTGTTGAACAAATTGAAGTAGAAGTGACAGAAATTTAA
- a CDS encoding lanthionine synthetase LanC family protein, whose protein sequence is MQDPKYSNHFRFSSYDTFFYKKGNIDDDYLFYDSMYLRNIHNVYHKDPWTYIHYTSTLHTSIWKIHISATVKNLQTVLKIVANYCDKIKLNFKFNSTFNNFVLMNSKEISRVSAGKFITVYIEELGDLEIHLKELSKCLDKFEGPYILTDLHYKNNIYLRYGEYYPITLMNEKGVFENFIVKNKESLIKDVRKPYYQEYDFIKKPDFLEFLNEDTISILLSNYSINDVLHFSSGGGVYIGYSKDKRTKVVIKEARNYTGLDYNLIYFSERLKNEYNLLLKLSYTKNVPEVYGILEDNGNTYLIEEYINGVTLKEYILKYNPLMRPKSDKRINKSYFKNMFEIMIQIKSIVQKFHTKDIVIGDLSFNNFIINEKSLEVKMIDLETCIELSDFREGHKTMITPGFNNTSKNPIENDRNKFDTLIVTSIFPLNNIMHYFDEKYCEILDIFRHITDDFPYVQRIINLSFGGIKSASKENSKESLYSYINLISNSIMAEFSNEEGVFFPADPHVYNTNKYSVSHGLFGVLYSLYKINNENIVYINKIIDDKIIFKLFKCDNIPKGIFMGFSGICWVLFELGYKEIGKQLFEEKVLYKISKDNGMFYGNAGMLMTSIKIYVETQDKNYLEYANYLASYMMKDVNFNELLTGYGEGISGISLSLIYYYKITMDIKVLNTAIKYFDIEYNNMIKDKCYLGIKRNFEKNDRIVNSPYIYDGIAGVGIVAIRLFLVTKDKKYLEIIEKIVLSCDYKITLFSGYMRGMAGIISFLTDVIKYIKDEDLVLKATEIISQFETSMKLHIINKGEYKHFLGEQLYKASCDYSTGGAGIILQIYYNKNNKMMNNPNFLLDELIDI, encoded by the coding sequence ATGCAAGATCCTAAATATTCAAATCACTTTAGATTCAGTTCTTATGACACATTTTTTTATAAGAAAGGAAATATTGATGATGATTATTTATTTTATGACTCTATGTATTTAAGAAATATACATAATGTGTATCACAAAGATCCGTGGACATATATACATTATACTTCTACTTTGCATACATCTATATGGAAAATACATATATCGGCAACTGTTAAAAATCTACAAACAGTTCTGAAAATCGTCGCAAATTATTGTGATAAAATTAAATTAAACTTTAAATTTAATTCAACATTTAATAATTTTGTATTAATGAATAGTAAGGAAATTTCTAGAGTTTCTGCAGGGAAATTTATAACGGTGTATATTGAAGAATTAGGAGATTTAGAAATTCATTTGAAGGAATTATCTAAGTGTCTAGATAAATTTGAGGGACCATATATTTTGACAGACTTACATTATAAAAATAACATTTATTTAAGATATGGAGAATACTATCCTATTACTCTGATGAATGAAAAAGGAGTTTTTGAAAATTTTATAGTAAAAAATAAAGAATCATTAATTAAAGATGTAAGAAAACCTTATTATCAAGAATATGATTTTATAAAGAAACCTGACTTTTTAGAATTTTTAAATGAAGACACCATATCAATTCTATTGTCTAACTATAGTATTAATGATGTATTACACTTTTCAAGTGGAGGTGGTGTCTATATAGGTTATTCTAAGGATAAAAGGACTAAAGTTGTGATTAAAGAAGCTCGTAACTACACAGGGTTAGATTATAATTTGATATACTTTTCCGAAAGATTGAAAAACGAATATAATTTGCTTTTGAAACTATCCTATACAAAAAATGTTCCTGAAGTTTATGGAATACTTGAGGATAATGGCAACACATATTTGATAGAAGAGTATATTAATGGAGTAACTTTGAAAGAATACATTTTAAAATATAATCCTTTAATGAGGCCAAAAAGCGATAAAAGAATAAATAAGAGTTACTTTAAAAATATGTTTGAAATTATGATACAAATAAAGTCTATAGTCCAAAAGTTTCATACAAAAGATATAGTGATTGGAGACTTATCATTCAATAACTTCATAATTAATGAAAAATCATTAGAAGTTAAAATGATAGACTTAGAGACATGTATAGAGTTATCTGATTTTAGAGAAGGCCATAAGACGATGATAACACCAGGTTTTAATAACACATCAAAGAATCCCATAGAAAATGATAGAAACAAATTTGATACATTAATTGTAACGTCAATTTTTCCGTTGAATAATATAATGCATTATTTTGATGAAAAATATTGTGAAATATTAGACATTTTTAGACATATAACAGATGATTTTCCATACGTACAAAGAATTATCAATCTATCTTTTGGTGGTATAAAAAGTGCAAGCAAAGAAAATTCAAAAGAATCATTATATAGTTATATTAATTTGATTTCTAATAGTATAATGGCAGAATTCTCAAATGAAGAAGGAGTTTTTTTTCCTGCTGATCCTCATGTATATAATACAAATAAATATAGTGTATCACATGGGCTTTTTGGCGTTTTATATTCTTTGTATAAAATAAATAACGAAAACATAGTATACATCAATAAAATAATTGATGATAAAATAATATTCAAATTATTCAAATGTGATAATATACCTAAAGGTATTTTTATGGGATTTTCTGGTATATGTTGGGTTTTATTTGAATTGGGTTATAAAGAAATTGGCAAACAATTATTTGAAGAAAAAGTACTTTATAAAATATCTAAAGACAACGGCATGTTTTATGGAAATGCAGGAATGTTAATGACCAGTATAAAAATATATGTTGAAACACAGGATAAAAATTATTTAGAGTATGCAAATTATTTAGCTTCTTATATGATGAAAGATGTAAACTTTAACGAGTTGCTTACGGGATATGGAGAAGGCATATCTGGTATTTCTTTATCTTTAATATACTACTATAAAATAACAATGGATATTAAGGTGCTAAATACTGCAATAAAATATTTTGATATAGAATATAATAATATGATAAAAGATAAATGTTATTTAGGTATAAAAAGAAATTTTGAGAAAAATGATAGAATCGTTAATTCTCCATATATATATGATGGTATAGCTGGAGTAGGTATTGTTGCTATTCGATTGTTTTTAGTAACAAAAGACAAAAAGTATTTGGAAATAATTGAAAAAATTGTACTTTCTTGTGACTATAAAATCACTTTATTTTCCGGATATATGAGAGGTATGGCCGGCATAATAAGTTTTTTAACAGATGTAATAAAGTACATAAAAGATGAAGACTTAGTACTAAAAGCAACAGAAATAATCTCTCAATTTGAAACTAGTATGAAATTACACATAATAAATAAGGGTGAATACAAACATTTTCTTGGAGAGCAATTATATAAAGCGTCTTGTGATTATTCAACAGGAGGTGCTGGGATTATATTGCAAATATATTATAATAAAAATAATAAAATGATGAACAATCCTAATTTTTTGTTAGATGAACTTATAGATATTTGA
- a CDS encoding ABC transporter ATP-binding protein, with translation MKIKLLQPKLFLIYVFMLITALDGLVIPTLVAGIIRSVEIKSLSSLIHYFTFGIIGYCTIRTGLYLWNLYQQKYILDFNHTYKGKMIRKYFSGNHASMRADLLSFIINDFKFLETNYIKSLFLFIYCVSFSFISATYVLVIDYQLGLLFILFSTIPVITPKLYKNKVKQSTDTWSSDSSQFVDRLNEYFSALTTIRLFNKQSFFQSALTNRLHHLEKSNYTVQKNLYQSNWVTHLLSGVSSFVPLFIGGLFVIEGHLSLAALMAVYLASDRIVTPAVNAIDYYNKLRSSNTIVRKYDHFIASLTHENSDVQNISNRPVSTLLPIKFEDILHQYGDRIIFEHVHLTINQGDHILLKGPSGSGKSTFFKLLLLLERPQKGQLVFNNKDSQQMHFIDLVHSIHYFEQSPFIFNASILFNITLGESFDDDQLDNVIEQCHLSNFVQTHGLEYHTGVSGNRLSGGQKMRIALARIMIRKPKFVLLDEFSAGLDKENADFIRGIIHQQIETVIEITHDESIESNYYNKTYEIKNVKVTEVN, from the coding sequence ATGAAAATTAAATTACTACAACCCAAACTATTTCTCATTTATGTTTTTATGTTGATTACGGCTTTGGATGGCTTGGTGATTCCGACGCTAGTGGCTGGTATCATTCGTTCGGTTGAAATCAAAAGTCTTTCCTCACTCATCCATTATTTTACTTTCGGTATCATCGGTTACTGTACAATTCGAACTGGTTTATACCTATGGAATCTGTACCAACAAAAATATATTCTAGACTTCAATCATACATATAAAGGAAAAATGATACGAAAATACTTTTCAGGAAACCATGCATCTATGCGTGCCGATTTATTAAGTTTTATTATCAATGATTTCAAATTTCTTGAAACCAACTATATCAAATCTTTGTTTTTATTTATATACTGTGTCAGTTTTTCTTTCATCTCTGCCACGTATGTCCTTGTGATTGATTATCAGCTTGGTTTATTATTTATACTCTTTTCTACTATCCCTGTGATTACGCCTAAGCTCTATAAAAATAAAGTCAAACAGTCCACAGATACATGGTCTTCGGATTCTTCTCAATTTGTAGATCGTCTCAATGAATATTTTAGTGCGTTGACAACGATAAGATTATTTAATAAACAGTCTTTCTTCCAGTCTGCTTTAACAAATCGATTGCATCATCTAGAAAAAAGTAACTATACCGTGCAGAAAAATCTTTATCAGTCGAATTGGGTGACGCACTTATTATCTGGTGTGAGTTCGTTTGTCCCTTTATTTATCGGAGGACTTTTCGTAATTGAAGGTCACCTTTCTTTGGCTGCTTTAATGGCAGTTTATTTGGCGAGTGATCGCATCGTTACGCCAGCTGTCAATGCGATAGATTATTATAATAAACTGCGGTCCTCAAATACGATTGTTCGTAAATATGATCATTTTATCGCCTCACTCACTCATGAGAATAGTGACGTGCAAAATATTTCAAATAGACCGGTCTCGACGCTTCTTCCTATAAAGTTTGAGGACATCTTGCATCAATATGGTGACCGCATCATATTTGAACATGTACATTTAACGATTAATCAAGGAGATCATATCTTATTAAAAGGACCTTCAGGAAGTGGCAAATCTACTTTTTTCAAACTGCTATTGTTACTTGAGCGACCACAAAAAGGACAATTAGTTTTTAACAATAAAGATTCACAACAAATGCATTTTATTGATTTAGTTCATTCTATTCATTATTTCGAACAAAGCCCTTTTATATTTAATGCGTCCATACTATTTAACATTACATTAGGCGAATCGTTTGATGATGATCAACTCGATAATGTAATTGAGCAATGTCATTTAAGTAATTTCGTTCAGACACATGGATTAGAATATCATACAGGTGTCAGTGGAAATCGTTTGTCAGGGGGGCAAAAGATGAGGATTGCATTGGCACGTATTATGATTAGAAAGCCAAAGTTTGTGCTACTCGATGAATTTTCTGCAGGATTAGATAAAGAAAATGCAGATTTTATAAGAGGTATCATACACCAACAAATTGAAACAGTCATTGAAATTACACATGATGAAAGTATAGAATCAAACTATTACAATAAGACTTACGAAATCAAAAATGTAAAAGTAACAGAGGTGAATTAG
- a CDS encoding thiolase family protein, with protein MTKAVIVAAKRTPIGVYGGQLQKWEPEHLLKPLFEHFEATLPCSLNDLDDVILGNIVGKGGNIARKSLLEAGIDVSVPGLTVDRQCGSGLEAIHLASRLVESGAGDFYIAGGVESTSRAPWKMEKPTSLYPMTPPTFYDRAPFAPAGQDPSMIEAADNVAEQYRVSREEQDRFAVQSHQRASEAISAGIMSAEILPLMVKGQQMTQDESVKPHLQYERIARLKPLREDGTVTVGNCCLKHDGACLVVVMSEQKARELGMSEGLMFVDYAIEGVDPHVLGIGPVPAVQRILERQQRTIDQIDAVELNEAFSAQVLASARALNIQEAQLNRYGGAIAIGHPYSASGAILVTRLFYMKDAQSTIATMGIGGGMGNAALFERWRP; from the coding sequence ATGACGAAAGCAGTCATCGTTGCAGCAAAACGGACGCCAATTGGAGTGTATGGTGGCCAACTTCAAAAATGGGAGCCTGAGCATTTATTGAAACCGTTATTCGAACATTTTGAAGCGACATTACCTTGCTCGCTCAATGATTTGGATGATGTCATTCTCGGTAATATTGTCGGTAAAGGGGGCAATATTGCGCGAAAAAGTTTGCTCGAGGCAGGGATAGATGTGTCTGTCCCAGGTCTCACGGTTGATCGTCAATGCGGTTCGGGCCTTGAAGCGATTCATTTGGCGAGTCGACTCGTTGAAAGTGGCGCAGGGGACTTTTATATTGCAGGGGGTGTCGAAAGTACGAGCCGTGCACCTTGGAAAATGGAAAAGCCGACCTCACTGTATCCAATGACACCTCCGACATTTTATGACCGTGCTCCATTTGCGCCGGCAGGTCAAGATCCAAGTATGATTGAAGCGGCAGACAACGTGGCAGAACAGTATCGTGTATCACGTGAAGAGCAAGATCGTTTCGCGGTTCAAAGCCATCAACGTGCGAGTGAAGCGATTTCGGCGGGTATCATGTCAGCTGAAATATTGCCTTTAATGGTGAAAGGTCAGCAGATGACACAAGATGAAAGTGTTAAGCCGCATCTTCAGTATGAACGGATTGCACGGTTAAAGCCATTGCGTGAAGATGGGACAGTGACAGTCGGTAATTGTTGTCTCAAACACGACGGCGCTTGTCTAGTTGTCGTCATGTCTGAACAAAAAGCACGCGAACTTGGTATGTCAGAAGGTCTGATGTTTGTGGATTATGCGATTGAAGGGGTGGATCCGCATGTATTAGGCATCGGTCCTGTACCCGCAGTACAGCGTATTTTGGAACGACAACAACGAACGATAGACCAAATTGATGCTGTAGAATTGAATGAAGCTTTTAGTGCGCAAGTGCTAGCGTCTGCACGTGCGTTGAACATTCAAGAGGCGCAATTGAATCGTTACGGTGGTGCAATTGCGATCGGTCATCCGTATAGTGCGAGTGGTGCGATTTTAGTGACCCGTCTGTTTTATATGAAAGATGCACAAAGTACGATCGCGACAATGGGCATTGGAGGAGGCATGGGTAATGCAGCACTTTTTGAACGTTGGCGACCGTGA